The sequence CCACTACTACTTTCAGCACCTGTTTTGGTGCACCGTTCCTGCCGCTGCACCCTGTGCAATATGCACAACTGCTGGGGCAGAAACTGAAAAAACAGGAAGTAGCGGTGTGGCTGATCAACACCGGGTGGACAGGTGGTGCTTATGGTACTGGTCAGCGTATTTCCCTGAAATACACCCGGGCGATGGTGTCTGCAGCGCTCAGTGGCCAACTGGACAGGATTGCTTATAAAGATTTTCCACTCTTTGGCTTTGGTATTCCGGAACATTGTCCGGGGGTACCGACAGAGATGCTGGATCCACGCAATACCTGGGCAGATAAAGCGGCTTTTGACAAACAGGTGGCAGACCTCGCTAACAGGTTTGTACAAAACTTTAAAAAATATGCGGGGCAGGCTGATCCGGAAATTTTATCCGCATCTCCAAAAAATTGATTATATTACGGTCCTAAGCCTGCCTTTAAAATTTCCACTATTATTTATCAAGTTCTATTCAGAGCAAGACAAGTTACCTAAATTTGAAATTTTGAAGGCGGGGAACTTGTTTTGCGGAACTTGTGAGGGAGGAGAAATAACATCGGGATTAAACTTATTCGTATATACAAAAAAGCATCTGCCAGCAGGCAGGTGCTTTTTTGTTTTTAATAGTTGCGGAGGAGCGGGAGCGTTTTGATATTAATGCTTTTAGCGAAGGCAGGAACTTTTTGGTTTTAATGTTTTTGCAGAAGAGTTAGTAGCTTTTTTGTTTGAATGCATTGGGCGAAGTTGGAAGTTTTTCTGTTTTAAACACATTTTCCACCAAACAGAAGCGTTTTTTGTGCTGCTATAGAAATTTGCAGATAATTTTCTCAATTAAGCCTAACTTTGCGCATGCAAATTTTAGACGGTAAACTGGTATCAGCGGCTATCAAAGCCCAACTGGCAGAAAAAGTAACGGAACTGAAAGCTTTAGGCAAGAAAGTTCCTCACCTGGCTGCTATTCTGGTAGGTAATGATCCCGCCAGCGAAACATACGTTGCTTCAAAAGTTAAGTCCTGCGCAGAGATCGGATATAACTCCACCCTGCTGCGTTTTGATGAAAAAATTTCCGAAAAACATCTGCTTGACAATATCACTCTTCTGAATGAAAATGCAGATATTGACGGTATTCTCGTACAGTTACCGCTTCCTAAGCACATCAACGAAGAAGTTGTAATCAATAACATCGATCCAAGCAAAGACGTAGACGGTTTCCACCCGGTAAACGTTGGTAAAATGGTCAGTGGCCTGCCTACTTTCATCCCGGCTACACCTTACGGCATTATGCTGATGCTGGAACACTACAAAGTTCCAACAAAAGGTAAACACGCTGTAGTGATCGGCCGCAGCCACATCGTAGGTACGCCTATGAGCATCCTGCTGAGCAGAAACACTTACCCTGGCAACTGCACCGTTACCCTCACTCACTCACAGACTGCAAACCTGAAAGAAATCTGTCTCCAGGCAGATATCATCGTTGCAGCTATTGGTCGTCCGAACTTCGTGACTGCTGATATGGTGAAAGAAGGTGCTGCTATCGTGGATGTAGGCATCAACCGTATTGCTGATCCTTCTAAGAAATCTGGTCACAGACTGGTAGGTGATGTGAATTTTGATGAAGTTGCTGAAAAATGCAGCTATATCACGCCGGTTCCGGGTGGTGTAGGTCCAATGACCATCGCAGCACTGCTGAAGAATACCTACCACGCCGCTGTAGGTCAGAAAGGAAATATGAACTAATCTTAGAGAATAGATGGTACGCATAGTGCTAACGGCAATATGCGTACCTTTGCATTATGTCAATGACTGCCACATATCCAAACGTACGCACGCTCCCGGTAATGGAACGCTTTTACACTATTCAGGGTGAAGGTAATTATCAGGGTTGTGCAGCTTATTTCATCCGTCTGGGCGGTTGCGATGTAGGCTGCCATTGGTGTGACGTGAAGGATAGCTGGGAGGCAGATCGTCATCCACAGCTGGCACTCACGGATATCGTGGGCGAGGCAGCGAACTATCCCGGCCGTATTGCCGTGATCACGGGTGGCGAGCCATTGATGCATAACCTGGATGCACTGACAGCAGATCTGCATGCAGCGGGTTTCCGCACACATATTGAAACTTCAGGTTCTTCTCCCCTATCCGGTAACTGGGACTGGATCACCTTGTCTCCTAAGAAATTTAAGGCACCACTGCCTGAAATCTGTGCATTGGCTCATGAACTGAAGGTGGTGATCTTTAATAAAAGTGATTTTGCCTGGGCTGAGAAATATGCTGCACTGGCAGGCCCTCATTGTAAACTATATATTCAGCCGGAATGGAATAAAGCGGCTGAAATGACTCCCCTTATCATCGACTATATCAAGGACAACCCTAAGTGGCAGCTCTCCCTTCAGGTGCATAAATACATTAATGTGCCATAAGTACAATACGCGTTCAGGTCATTACGTTTATTGAGAAAAAAATATGTAATCGCATTGATTATCTGATAGAAAGGTATTCATCTGGCGATTTTTTCATATATTGGACCCACATTCCCAATCATGAGTTATGGCTAAATTCCCAATATTGCTGAGTTGTCTTGTGATTTGCCTGGGTGTGCATGCTCAGGTAGTAACCTATGATAACGCTAAGAAAAAAGCACAGAAGAGTTTTGACAATGCACAGTTGGCGGTTTCGGAGTATAAAACGGAAGATGCTATTATTTATTTGCAGGAAGCGATACGGGCTGAACCTGGATTTGCAGACGCCTATGGACAAATGACGATTTCCTATGTAGAGTTGAAAAAATATGAAGAGGCGGTTACGAGTTTTGAAACCCTCAGACGGCTGGATAGCAATTCTATCCGACCGGCATTGATGGCTTACTCCAAGGCCCTGGCAGGTGTTGGCCGATTTAGTGATGCCCTTGCCAATATCAATCTTTACATTGCAACAGGCAAGATCAATAATCCAAAAGCACAAGCCCTTCAGAAAACTTATACTTACGCCGCCAGAGAAGCAGCTCACCCGGTACCTTTTACCCCCATTAACCTGGGCGATAATATCAATACCAAAGATGCCGAATACTTCCCCTCCCTGACCATCGATAACCAGATGCTTGTTTTTACACGCAGAGTGAATGGCAAGAACGAAGATTTCTATGTGTCAGAAAGAGACGACAGCATGCATTGGAAGAAAGCGTATAATATGGGTGCACCTATTAACTCTACCGCTTTCAATGAAGGTGCGCAGAACATTTCGCAGGATGGTAATATGCTGGTGTTTACAGGTTGTAATTTTCCAAATGGACGTGGCAGCTGCGATATCTACTATGCTATCAGAACAGAAGAAGGTCTTTGGGTAGAACCTATGAACCTGGGTAATCCGATTAATACGCGGGACTGGGAGTCACAACCTTGTCTCTCTCCTGATAAACAAACGTTATATTTTTCCAGGGCCACAACAGATGCAGGTTCCGACATCTTCATGAGCCAGTTGCAATCCAATGGCAGATGGGGTACTCCTGAAAGACTGGGACCTAATATCAATACAACTGGCGATGAAGCAACCCCTTTTATTCATGCGGATAACCAGACATTGTACTTTGCCTCCAACGGGCATGAGGGTTTTGGCGGAATGGACCTGTTCTATTCCCGCAGACAAGCGGATGGTAACTGGGGACCAGCCGTGAATATGGGGTATCCGATTAATACCACGGATGAGGAATCGAGCCTGGTAGTAGCTGCAGATGGTAAAACGGCGTATTATGCTTCTGATCGTATGGATAGCCGTGGAGCGCTGGATATTTATAGTTTTGAATTGTATCCTGCTGCAAGACCGTTGAAGACGTTGTATGTAAGAGGATATGTGTTTGATAAGAAAAGTCAGAAACGCCTGGTGGCAAATATTGAGCTGCAGGACCTGGAAACAGGGCAGACAATGGCGAATATCAAGAGTGACCTGTTAGGTAATTACCTGGTGGCATTGCCGGTTGGCAGGGATTATGGACTGAATGTAAACAGGAAAGGATACCTGTTCTATTCTGAGAATTTCTCACTGAAAGGTGCTGATAAGGATACTGGTTATTTCAGAGAAGTACCTTTGGTACCATTGGATACAAGTGCAGTTATGGTATTGAACAATGTGTTCTTTGCCAGCAGGGAGTATACATTGAAACCGGAGTCTTTTGTTGAGTTGAACAGGTTAGTTGGATTGATGAGAGAGAACCCGACGATGATCGTGGAAATAAGCGGACATACGGATAATGTGGGTAATGATCAGATCAATTTGACACTGTCTGATAAACGTGCACAGGCAGTGGTGCAATATTTAGTGCAGAAAGGAATAGCGTCTGAGCGGTTAATAGCGAAAGGATATGGAGAAAATAAGCCGGTGGCGGATAATGAAACCCCGGAAGGAAGGGCGCAGAACAGGCGAACAGAGTTTAAGATTATTAAGCTATAAGAACTGCATAAATAAAAAAGAGCGTGTATCAAAAGATACACGCTCTTTTTTATTTATGCAGTTCTAAGGAGGTTCATTTATTTTTGATACATCCTGTTTTTTATTTTGAGCGGGCCTCCGGCGGCACTGCCGTGGGCCTGACTAATAATTTCTTAATTGCGTTTGCAATATTGAATCGATATTTTGTTTGTAATTATACTGGAACAATGCCGGTAACCAATCGCCATACATAGGGTTTGGTAACACAATAAACCGGCTCCCAAATTCAGCAGCAGATTGCTTTGTAGCCGCTTCTCTTTTATCAGCTGGTTGCTTTTCAAAGATGGCGGAGAAGTCTCCCAGATTATCCCCCATCAGCAAAATGATCTCGTGTGTTTGTGCTACATGCAAACGTCTTTCTTCTTTACTTGAAGTTGTTGTTTTTAAGATCAGGTGTTCATTATCAGCATCAGGAAAATTCCAGCGTTGTAAATTTTGTAATGTTACACCGCGTTCTGCTTCTGAACGGTTTGTGATGTAGTAAACATGCACCCCTTTTTCAGCCGCGTATTTTAAGAAGGACAATGCCCCGGGTACAGTATCAGCAGCGGCTTTGCTGGTCCATTCCTGCCAGGTTTTGTCGCTGTAATTTTCACCTTTCAATGCAACATGTACATTGTAAGGACTATTGTCTAAAATTGTTTCATCAATGTCCGTAACAATCGCCATTGGTTTTGGAAAACTGCTTTCCAGATCTTCGTTGAGACGAAGACGGGCGATGTTGTATGCCTGAAAACAGAGTGCTTTATATTCAGCAGAACGTTGTTGCCATAACGCCGCAAATGCAGGTCCATAAGGCACTAAGGCCGTATGCTGTGCAACTGGTTTTGGAGCCTTACATGCGAATAAGAGGGGGAATGTAAGGAGAAAAGTGAGGCGGATTGATAAAAACATGAAAATAAAATTGTAACTTAAGATAGTTGACCACAAAAGTAGGGAAATGCAGGAAGAAACACGTTATCAGATTGCACTTACGAAAATACCACAGATAGGAAATAAGATCGCACAACAGTTAACGACTTACTTTGAAAATGCAGGTAACATTTTTAAAGCGAGCCGGAGAGAGCTGGAAAGCCTGCCTATGCTGGGGAAAGTAAGAGCGAATGCCATCAGGCAGTTTAATGATTTTCGCTGGGTAGACAGGGAAATGAATTTCCTGGAAAAGTACCAGATTGCAGCCATCAGTTTTCAATCTCCACTATATCCACAAAGGTTGCTGCATTGTTATGATCATCCTTTTCTGTTATATTATAAAGGAAATGCAAATCTGAATACCACGCGCATCATTAATGTGATTGGTACACGAACGCCTACGGCACATGGCAGGGAAGTGTGTGCAAATCTGATAGCGGGGCTGGAAGCCAGTAATATTATGGTAGTGAGCGGGCTTGCCTATGGCATAGATG is a genomic window of Chitinophaga sp. LS1 containing:
- a CDS encoding 7-carboxy-7-deazaguanine synthase QueE, whose protein sequence is MSMTATYPNVRTLPVMERFYTIQGEGNYQGCAAYFIRLGGCDVGCHWCDVKDSWEADRHPQLALTDIVGEAANYPGRIAVITGGEPLMHNLDALTADLHAAGFRTHIETSGSSPLSGNWDWITLSPKKFKAPLPEICALAHELKVVIFNKSDFAWAEKYAALAGPHCKLYIQPEWNKAAEMTPLIIDYIKDNPKWQLSLQVHKYINVP
- the folD gene encoding bifunctional methylenetetrahydrofolate dehydrogenase/methenyltetrahydrofolate cyclohydrolase FolD — protein: MQILDGKLVSAAIKAQLAEKVTELKALGKKVPHLAAILVGNDPASETYVASKVKSCAEIGYNSTLLRFDEKISEKHLLDNITLLNENADIDGILVQLPLPKHINEEVVINNIDPSKDVDGFHPVNVGKMVSGLPTFIPATPYGIMLMLEHYKVPTKGKHAVVIGRSHIVGTPMSILLSRNTYPGNCTVTLTHSQTANLKEICLQADIIVAAIGRPNFVTADMVKEGAAIVDVGINRIADPSKKSGHRLVGDVNFDEVAEKCSYITPVPGGVGPMTIAALLKNTYHAAVGQKGNMN
- a CDS encoding 5'-nucleotidase, lipoprotein e(P4) family, translating into MFLSIRLTFLLTFPLLFACKAPKPVAQHTALVPYGPAFAALWQQRSAEYKALCFQAYNIARLRLNEDLESSFPKPMAIVTDIDETILDNSPYNVHVALKGENYSDKTWQEWTSKAAADTVPGALSFLKYAAEKGVHVYYITNRSEAERGVTLQNLQRWNFPDADNEHLILKTTTSSKEERRLHVAQTHEIILLMGDNLGDFSAIFEKQPADKREAATKQSAAEFGSRFIVLPNPMYGDWLPALFQYNYKQNIDSILQTQLRNY
- a CDS encoding OmpA family protein, which codes for MAKFPILLSCLVICLGVHAQVVTYDNAKKKAQKSFDNAQLAVSEYKTEDAIIYLQEAIRAEPGFADAYGQMTISYVELKKYEEAVTSFETLRRLDSNSIRPALMAYSKALAGVGRFSDALANINLYIATGKINNPKAQALQKTYTYAAREAAHPVPFTPINLGDNINTKDAEYFPSLTIDNQMLVFTRRVNGKNEDFYVSERDDSMHWKKAYNMGAPINSTAFNEGAQNISQDGNMLVFTGCNFPNGRGSCDIYYAIRTEEGLWVEPMNLGNPINTRDWESQPCLSPDKQTLYFSRATTDAGSDIFMSQLQSNGRWGTPERLGPNINTTGDEATPFIHADNQTLYFASNGHEGFGGMDLFYSRRQADGNWGPAVNMGYPINTTDEESSLVVAADGKTAYYASDRMDSRGALDIYSFELYPAARPLKTLYVRGYVFDKKSQKRLVANIELQDLETGQTMANIKSDLLGNYLVALPVGRDYGLNVNRKGYLFYSENFSLKGADKDTGYFREVPLVPLDTSAVMVLNNVFFASREYTLKPESFVELNRLVGLMRENPTMIVEISGHTDNVGNDQINLTLSDKRAQAVVQYLVQKGIASERLIAKGYGENKPVADNETPEGRAQNRRTEFKIIKL